GCCGGCGTGACCCCCCAGATGCACGACTTCTGGAACTACGAGGAGGGCGAGGGCCAGCGCCAGGGCGAACGGATCAACTTCCTCAAGAACGCGGCGCTGCTCGGTGCGGCGCTCACCCTGCTCGGCAACGCGCTCGGCGACGACTGAACCACGGGACGTCGGCGGACTTCTTTCGACCACTCACCACGTCTCCACAGCTCACAGACGGCGTGAGTAGTGGCGACGTGGGAACGAGGGGATCTCTCGACTTCTCTCGTGCGAGCGTCGCCGAGCGATTCACATCTCGCCCAGAGGAGTTATTAAGACCGCCATCGTAGTTAATACCGTGACGGACAACAACGCTTCCGGTGGAGGACGTCCCGCGTACGACGTGGTCGTCGTCGGTGGCGGGCCAGCAGGTCTCAGCGCCGCGCTTCAGTTGGGGCGCTTGCGCCGTGACGTACTAGTTTGCGACGACGACGAGCCACGGAACGGGCCGGCCGACGAGGCCCACGGCTATCTGACCAGGGACGGTATCGGACCCACGGCGCTCCGTCGGCTGGGTCGCGAGGAGGTCGCCGGGTACGGTGGCGAGTTTCGAGATGCCCGGGTGACCGCCGTCACGGAGGACGAACCCGGGTTCGCCGTCACGCTCGATACCGGCGAGACGGTCACGAGCGAGAAGATCGTCGTCGCGACCGGGGTGCGTGACGTGCTCCCCGAGACCGACGGCTTCGAAGCGCTGTGGGGGAACGGGGTGTATCACTGTCCCTACTGCCACGGCTACGAAGTCCGCGACGAACCGCTGGGGGTCCTCATCAAGGACGAACACCCGCACCTACCCGACTACGCGAAGCTCATCTACAACCTGAGTCGGGACCTCGTCGTCTTCACCGATGGAACGGACGTCCTCGACGCGGAGACGCGGTCGATGTTCACCGAGCGCGGTATCGCGATCGAGGACGAACCGATCATCGGGCTCGACGGCTCCGAGGACGGGCTCGAAAGCGTCTCCCTCGCGGACGGTCGTGACGTCGCTCGCCGCGCGCTCTTCTATCCGCCGCCGATGGAGCAACACAGTGAGCTTCCGGACCGACTCGGGCTCGACGTGAATCGGATGGGCGTTGTCGAGACGACGCAATCCCAGCACGGGTTCGGTTTCACCGCTGTTCCGGGTCTCTTCGTGACGG
This is a stretch of genomic DNA from Halococcus salsus. It encodes these proteins:
- a CDS encoding NAD(P)/FAD-dependent oxidoreductase translates to MTDNNASGGGRPAYDVVVVGGGPAGLSAALQLGRLRRDVLVCDDDEPRNGPADEAHGYLTRDGIGPTALRRLGREEVAGYGGEFRDARVTAVTEDEPGFAVTLDTGETVTSEKIVVATGVRDVLPETDGFEALWGNGVYHCPYCHGYEVRDEPLGVLIKDEHPHLPDYAKLIYNLSRDLVVFTDGTDVLDAETRSMFTERGIAIEDEPIIGLDGSEDGLESVSLADGRDVARRALFYPPPMEQHSELPDRLGLDVNRMGVVETTQSQHGFGFTAVPGLFVTGDASSGYPASIASAVADGSVVGATVNMELSREAFEDVSDPANVDPAE